Proteins found in one Quercus robur chromosome 2, dhQueRobu3.1, whole genome shotgun sequence genomic segment:
- the LOC126705791 gene encoding uncharacterized protein LOC126705791, with protein sequence MSVARLPAESNNPKPKRAKVEIRPVLGFSDEDKIKTIQPHNDALVVTLMIGGYDVKRVLMDQGSIVEDMYPDLYKGLRLKPEDLTTYNSPLISFEGKTVIPKGLTRLPIQTCSEMVEVNFIVVDAYSPYTVIMARPWLHALEAISSSLH encoded by the coding sequence ATGTCCGTAGCTCGGCTTCCCGCTGAAAGCAATAATCCGAAGCCTAAAAGAGCCAAAGTGGAAATCCGACCAGTTCTGGGCTTCTCGGACGAGGACAAGATCAAAACCATTCAACCCCATAATGATGCTCTAGTAGTCACACTCATGATAGGAGGGTATGACGTGAAGAGAGTGTTAATGGACCAGGGTAGCATTGTCGAGGACATGTACCCCGACCTGTACAAGGGGTTGAGGTTAAAACCCGAGGACCTGACAACCTACAATTCCCCTCTGATTAGTTTCGAGGGGAAGACTGTTATTCCAAAGGGTCTGACCagactacccatacagactTGTTCGGAAATGGTGGAGGTAAACTTCATCGTGGTGGATGCCTATTCCCCCTACACAGTTATTATGGCCAGACCCTGGCTCCATGCTTTGGAAGCCATTTCATCCTCCCTGCACTAG